CATCCTGttatccatccctccaccccccagCACTCGCTGGGCCGCTGGGAGACAGCTTTGTAAGCTGTGTGTGGGCCACGGTCGCTCTTACTGACACTGTAGTTGACATGTTTAGACTTTACTATAGAACCCATGTTTGACACATACTATAGAAGCCATGTTTGGCACATTCTATAGAAGCCATGTTTGGCACATTCTATAGAAGCCATGTTTGGCACATTCCATAGAAGCCTTGTTTGCCACATACTACAGAACAAGTTTGGCACTTTGGGATGTTTCACGCCAAAGAAAACACCTCGATGGTGGTCATATTACAAAGCTGTAGTCCTCTCTCCACCATCTGACTCTGGATTTACAGGCACTTATTCAAAGGGGATTGAACATTATAGCCGTGATGGCTAGTTTTATCTGGATTTGTTCTTCCTTGTCACATTCTTTAAGGACTTCCTGACATTGTCAAGGGTTGTAAATTAGTATTGACTAGAATGTTTTGAGGCTCAGTTAGGGGTCGGTTAGGCAATCCTTGGATTCAAGCACCCCTATAGGCCTTTCATGTTATAAACTGTAGCTAGCAAAGTCTACTTCACTCTCAGACCAGGGGTGAGTTTCCCAAAACATTTGTAGCACCAACATCCTTTTTTTGTCCATTGCCTACAAATGGACTTACAAAAGGTTAGGTCACCATTTAGATGAACATCATTAGCTATTCTTGGTTGAGTTCCCAAAACCCTTGTGGCACTAAGATCGTTTTATCTCTCCATGCTCCTCTTTGTGTCCCAGGTATGAGAGTGATCTGAAGCCTAGCAGCAGCTCTCCTTCTTTGGAGGAGGACGAGGGCTTCAGTGACTGGACCCAGCGGCTGGAGAGACGCCGGCAGCAGGCCCAGCGCATGGAGGAGCTCAGTCAGGCCCCAGAGGAGCAGGACCAGAGGTCCCTGAACGGTGCCGCAAAGGCCCCCACACCACATACCCTCTCTACCTCAGCCACCCCCACCACATCCACCTCTCGTCTGCAGAGACAACACAAGGCAGAAGCggaggatgaggaagagaagAAGTTGGGAAGAAAGGAAAGTGAGAGGAAAAGGAGGGagcgagaggaggaggtggttagagaagagagggtgcaaaaggagagggagagagaagaggaggcagagaaacagaggcaggagcaaattagggttctcaagaagagagaggaggaccaaagaCCAGATGCTGAGGAGAAGGTACTCTTGTGCATTACTGaaataaatatttttatttgtaattatATGCTAATATGTGATTAATTAAGAAATGTAATATGATTATGAATAtgattatttaaaaatgtatgtcCTTGAAGTAGTCAACCAGGGAGATGTTTAATGTTCTTTACAGCCCCAGttgaaagagaagagaaaagatGTGAAGGTCTCCTACACATCCCAAGTTGTCCTGCATACGGAGACAAAGCATGGTAACACCAACGGAGACACAGCTGGGGAGGAATTTACATCATACATGGCCAAAACCAAATTAAGGGCTCCCAGGTAAATCATGGTGAATTATGGTTTATGGATATGTATCACTAGATCTGCTTCCACATTCAATTACACggcaagaaaatcacattgcagttCACATTGGGCCGGATTCAGACTGTACGCCTTTCTtatgcacttctcagtagttggtattcagacttacattATGCAGATGCGTAATGGGCATTGCAGGTGTTGTTCCCTTGCGTGCTCTGAATACATATAATtcaaccctcccacttgctggccaacagattttctcgtggagttttcattcagcAGCGTTTTAAGTACATTAatctaaagccatccctttaaatttggTGTACCTTTCATTTGAATTTTCtcgacagactcactagaatatatggagaaaacagttcagaatattagggatcaatgaaagaaagtcATGTAAATGCACACATATTCGTCTCCTTTTCAGCACCACTTGGTAGAtgtaaaaatactctgatctgcattcggaaagtattcagaccccatccctttttccacattttgttatgttacagcctttttctaaaatggattaaatacaacattttcctcatcaatctacacacaataccccataatgacacagcgaaaacaggttttaagaatttcttgtttttaaaaacagaaatacattatttacataattattcagacgctttgctatgaaactcgaaattgagctcaggtgcatcctgtttccattggtcatccttgagatgtttctacaactaggaatgaggtcgaaggaattttccgtagagctccgagacatgattgtgtcgaggcacagatctggggaagggtaccaaaaaatgtctgcagcattgaaggtccccaagaacacaggggcctccatcattcttaaatggtagaagtttggaaccatcaagactcttcctagagctggccgcccggccaaactgagcaatcgggggagaagtgccttggtcaaggaggtgaccaaaaacccgatggtcactctgacagaactccagagctcatctgtggagatgggagaaccttccagaaggacaaccatctctgcagcactacaccaatcagtccttttttgtagagtggccagacggaagacactcctcattaaaaggcacgacagcccgattggagtttgccaaaagccacctaaaggactcacagaccatgagatacaacattctctgatctgatgaaaccaagatttaactatttcggctgaatgccaagtgtcacgcctggaggaaacctgtcaccatccctacggtgaagcatggtggtgtcagcatcatgctgtggggatatttttcagcggaagggactgggagactagtcaggagtgagggaaagctgaacggagcaatgtacagagagatccttgttgaaaacctgctccagagcgttcacgACCAAAGATttccaacaggaaaatgaccctaagcacacagccaagtcaacgcaggagttactttgggacaagtctttgaatgtccttgagtggcccagccagagcccggacatgaacccgatctaacatctctggagagacctggaaatacagtgccttgcaaaagtattcatcccccttggcgtttttcctattttgttgcattaaaacctgtaatttaaatagatttttatttggatttcatgtaatggacatacacaaaatactcaaaattggtgaagtgaaatgaaaaaaattacttgtttcaaaaaattatataaaataaataacggaaaagtggtgagtgcatatacattcaccccctttgctatgaagcccctaaataagatctggtgcaaccaattaccttcagaagtcacataattagttaaataaagtccacctgtgtgcattctaagtgtcacatgatctgtcacatgatctcagtatatatacacgtgttctgaaaggccccagagtctgcaacaccactaagcaaggggcaccaccaagcaagcggcaccatgaagaccaaggagctctccaaacaggtcagggacaaagttgtggagaagtacagatcagggttgggttacagaaaaatatcagaaactttgaacatcccacggagcaccattaaatcaattattaaaaaatggaaagaatatggcaccacgacaaacctgccaaaagaggtttgcccaccaaaactcacggaccaggcaaggagggcattaatcagagaggcaacaaagagaccaaagataaccctgaaggagctgcaaagctccacattgaagattggagtatctgtccataggaccactttaagccgtacactcaaaaatattttgcatcttcaaagtggtaggtatgttgtgtaaatgaaatgatacaaaccccccaaaatactattttaattccaggttgtaaggcaacaaaataggaaaaatgccaaggggggtgtatactttcgcaagccactgtagctgtgcagcagcgctcccaatccaacctgacagagcttgagagaatctgcagaaaagaatgggagaaactccccaaatacttgtagcgtcatatccaagaagactcaaggctgtaattgctgccaaaggtgcttcaacaaagtactgagtaaagggtctgaatacttatgtaaatgttatatttcctttttttatgtttaaaacatttgcaaacatttctaaaaatctgtttttgctttgtcattatggggtattttgtgtagattgatgatgggaaaaaacgatttaatccattttagaataaggctgtaaagtaacaaattgtggttagttagggttagtattTAAAGTAttgaataaataataaataaataaaaactggtTTTGAGAGCCTTTACGCAAGAAAATATATTGGTGTATCacaaatacagtggtttgattaatCCTGAAAGTTACCATAGTCAATTGTTCAATACattaaatattggaaggtgagaaaagtgtccaataggggttgaacagtagtcctataaagctaccctaataatcctcactaatcatggaactgtcaTCGTGAAACACGCAACAGGTTTCAGGTTTAAACTGCTGCGTATGGTCtgcgttccataatgattcaaataggctacacgCCTGAAATGATTGCACAACTTGTAATacattagcctaatatgatccactattgcttgcgatcctcaggaacaaccacacgaacgtgacagaggaaagGAAGGTAAACTAACGACGTAGGCTaatgatgcaaaatgtaaagAAACTAAGATTAAAGTCAGTGACCGTTTGAAATGTATGTGGCtaccgatagtggctaatatttaacatcatacaaattgtaaataatacagtaaaaagtccaggcatataattaaaacattcaaGAAATCATAAAGCAACTTGGTAGGTTTGGCGCTATATTGCCATTTCCAAACTTCATCCCATATTATAAGGCCAGCATAAACTTCACTGCGGAAAAGGTTATATGTTGATATGTTTCAGTTTGTTGCCATATGACTCGTTTCACATTTGTCTTTCGCGATCATAAGGTAAAATtgtaatttatatttacaatccccttatccaaacggcttactaatttacctagctcttatctatagctcttatcaatttgtaaattacagtgcatggagcaTGGTGTTATTTCTATGGGGGAAAAAATTAAGTAGATGTTGTTCCACTTGGAAACGACAGGTTGCTCGACCTTATTCATTATTTCATCGTGcttaaaggtggtggaattatgagggaattaagtcaaggtcagaatacgtatctgcagacacacctccgccacacttTAATTTCTTTGATCTTCACCCCAACTGAATAGCGGGTCAAGTCAGAATACgtgtagagagaaaagtgcaaaaAAGGGAATTACCTTTCATTTACGCGTGATAACCTCAGGTCAGAATTCCCCCCTACATGACTCCTAGACGTTTCACATTCTAAACTATTAGGATGGTGGAAACTATTAGGAGACAGAGATATTTATTGAAATCCTGCCCCTGTATTTATTCTCTTTTTTTCCTCCAGTCATCCttccatctatccctccatctctcccagggCTGTGGTACAAGTTGCAGCGGTCGAGCCTGAGGAGGAGGCAGAGGCCATCTTAGAGGCCAAGCTGGAGAAGATCCGACCTAGCCACACGGAGAAGGAAAACCAGGAGCTTGAGCAGCTCAGACACAAGCAGGCTGAGGCCGAGCAGGAGCTGGAGGAgctgaagaggaggagggaggagagacgccaggtcagggagggggaggagcgcaggagcagggaggaggagcagcagcGCCTGGCCAAGGATGAGGTGATGGTCAACTACTGTGTACATACATAATGTGTATAGCCTTCGGCATTAAGAAACACAAACAGAAAGAGATGAAACTCAATATCTTACACATCAGCCGGTGGTGTAGTGCAGGGTAAACGCAAGTAAACgcagtttacccaccttttttGTGACAGTTTACCCACTTTTTCCggaaaatgcattgaaagtatagggagaGTAACTTTTTCACCGCAACCATGGTCAGAGTTTTCCCACCTACAGTATTTTTTTAACCACAAAACTGTATATAGTGATGGGTATTCTGAGTCTTTTCGGTAAGCCAGTTCATTTGACTCTGTTCAAAGAGCCGTTAATTTGGATCCCAACGGCTCTTCCTTCAGTAGTTCttaaagggcgactgcacttcctAATTTGGCCTCAttttagatttggttcattaagaaatgctggcagccatgactgaattcaaacgtgagttgTTTTGgagtgtggtttgatgtgggtgtcttgtgtgttcgcaggtgggaATAGTCAGCCAAATTATTTTGCCAATTAGCTTCAGATGGCTGGTGTGCGACTCATGCAaaattggtttgactttggatagacTATATCCGGGGTAGTTAGGGGCCGTCAATAAATGACTCAATGTAAATgatatattttcatgttgcacaccttttagttttctaatgaaatgctttcaatatgtgtacagtgccttgcaaaagtattcataccccttgtatttcttaataataataataatatgccatttagcagacgcttttatccaaagcgacttacagtcatgtgtgcatacatttttacgtatgggtggtcccggggatcgaacccactaccctggcattacaagtgccatgctctaccaattgagctacagaggaccacacaaatGTTCTTCAAATGTTATCGTGTATTAAGTAACATAatacaacataatacaaacatccccatcaaaatccatcagtttaagctagagatatgcgtatcaatccaccacatcagccaatgtcgcacttctgcatctgcggtgaaaaGTGGAAGAGttagagtggtgtttgtcagacgatgagacatcccgaaaatcggtcttctcccGAAAACGTCTGAAAacatctgtagcatccgaacagtttgacctacaaactgaccactctatggaaaggagAGACTCTAAAGAACACAATGGTGATCTTCGTTTTGCTCTACAgcccccacaagtgtcaggggactcgtctgaaggtaaccggtaccggttaaaaaaatgaatggaagtatgaaaGTAGTTTTGTGCCTgcccaaaaaagtgtaaaaaatGCAATAACTACAAATATTTATTTATGAttaattttttgactgtcttttttgccatttttgagtttgttattcaatgtgtttttctgggctatagtagtaaaggctaaattcaatattttatcaaaacgttttttatatatatttttttatacctaaaggggtcctaaaattcaaaatcaaatagcttaaggatccatagtatgaccttcttaaaacaattccatatgtcagtttaCAACAATCTACActaaatactctgtaatgtcaaagtgtacatttatttttatttttatgattaatataaattaaataactaaaatatagtcgttgcacaAGTATTCCGCTCCCTAAATCAATACattttagaaacacctttggaagtcactaagagctttacacacctggattgtgtaatatttgtccattattattttcataattcttcaagctctgtcaagatgttggggattATGTCTAGagagcaattttcaagtcttgccatagattttcaagcagatttaagtcaaaactgtaacttggctactcaggaacattcacagtcttcttggtaagcaactccagtgtttatttggccttgtgttgtagcttattgtcctgctgaaaggtgaattcctctccctgtgtctggtgtaaagcagacggaagcaggttttcctgtaggattttgcctgtgcttagcgccatcccatttctttttatcctgaaaaactcctcagTATTTGCCGATGtaaagcatacccataccatgatgcagccacc
The sequence above is a segment of the Coregonus clupeaformis isolate EN_2021a chromosome 19, ASM2061545v1, whole genome shotgun sequence genome. Coding sequences within it:
- the LOC123481397 gene encoding ladinin-1-like, with translation MSHAILRRNSSKQGLQNLLKITTQRSVEDAEEVERERRRRARESFRSMGSSSTSEPKGPSLDNVALAEDGLYESDLKPSSSSPSLEEDEGFSDWTQRLERRRQQAQRMEELSQAPEEQDQRSLNGAAKAPTPHTLSTSATPTTSTSRLQRQHKAEAEDEEEKKLGRKESERKRREREEEV